The Primulina tabacum isolate GXHZ01 chromosome 16, ASM2559414v2, whole genome shotgun sequence genome window below encodes:
- the LOC142529614 gene encoding plant UBX domain-containing protein 3-like, whose translation MEDQTESMNGHPHMAVINTFCEITNCAFKSEALFFLESHNFDLDAAVSTFFDTGGSVSAVAVEIDSPVRSQSQDSPSGESESPPRRFRSPSPPPASRSFRSPSPPPASRSYNLCSSASDKTAAAAYSGRKGRTGSRIKTLGDLKRVSDGGDESDGDPDFDPQECYTGGQKSGMLVQDSSRSRAADDVDAIFDQARQSGAVQRSVEHLLPPTSRSFTGTVRLLSGEASFTPHHPEVINHYIICWRNGFTVDNGPLRMLDDPESASFLESISMSECPKELAPADKRTKVLVSLTRKDENYQEPQTNHLPFQGVARTLGSTSDMEPSNIVITALTAAPNPSPTLVVDNTQPSTSIQLRLADGTRLIAHFNNYHTIRDVRGFIDASRPDVPPTYQLQMMGFPPKQLTDLCQTIDQAGIANSVVIQKL comes from the exons ATGGAGGACCAAACGGAATCCATGAACGGCCACCCTCATATGGCTGTGATCAACACTTTCTGCGAGATAACCAATTGCGCCTTCAAATCGGAGGCCCTCTTCTTCTTGGAGTCTCACAATTTCGATCTCGACGCCGCTGTTTCCACTTTCTTCGATACCGGCGGCTCTGTCTCCGCCGTCGCCGTGGAAATTGATTCACCGGTGCGGTCTCAGTCTCAGGATTCCCCTTCTGGCGAATCGGAATCGCCCCCTCGGCGCTTCCGATCCCCCTCGCCACCGCCTGCCTCCCGTTCGTTCCGATCCCCCTCGCCACCGCCTGCCTCCCGTTCGTACAATCTATGCTCTTCTGCTAGCGATAAAACCGCCGCCGCCGCGTACTCCGGGAGGAAAGGACGTACCGGGAGTCGAATTAAGACTTTGGGAGATCTGAAACGGGTTTCCGATGGTGGGGATGAGTCTGATGGCGACCCGGATTTTGATCCTCAGGAATGCTACACCGGAGGGCAAAAGAG TGGAATGCTTGTTCAAGATTCATCGAGATCAAGGGCAGCAGATGATGTGGATGCCATATTTGATCAAGCAAGACAATCAGGAGCAGTACAGAGATCTGTCGAACATCTTTTACCTCCTACCTCCAGAAGTTTTACTGGAACAGTGAGGCTACTCTCTGGGGAGGCATCTTTTACCCCGCACCATCCTGAAGTCATTAATCACTACATCATTTGCTGGAGAAATGGCTTCACAGTGGATAATGGGCCTTTGAGGATGTTGGACGACCCTGAGAGTGCTTCATTCTTGGAG AGTATTAGTATGTCTGAATGTCCGAAGGAACTTGCTCCAGCCGATAAGAGAACCAAAGTTCTTGTTAGTCTCACAAGGAAGGACGAAAACTACCAG GAACCCCAAACAAACCATCTTCCCTTTCAAGGTGTTGCCCGAACTCTAGGTAGCACCAGTGACATGGAACCGAGCAATATTGTCATCACTGCATTGACTGCAGCTCCAAACCCGTCTCCCACCCTAGTTGTTGACAACACACAACCTTCTACATCGATTCAGCTTAGGTTGGCAGATGGTACACGCCTGATCGCACACTTCAACAACTACCATACCATCAGAGATGTCCGGGGTTTCATTGATGCATCAAGGCCCGATGTACCGCCAACTTATCAACTGCAGATGATGGGGTTCCCTCCAAAACAACTTACTGATCTGTGCCAGACAATAGATCAGGCTGGAATAGCTAACTCAGTCGTGATCCAGAAATTATAA